One genomic window of Ictalurus punctatus breed USDA103 chromosome 23, Coco_2.0, whole genome shotgun sequence includes the following:
- the cd226 gene encoding CD226 antigen isoform X2: protein MEAVQKENWYFVALLISLSFLKGSEQLLSPGGPVKLQDRMLLDCSCPWSGNLIMVSWTKGGDSTPLAVYHPDFGVNFNTAYDGRVEFIHASKMDGSIRITNVSEKDEGVYHCSVQTFPQGSWTKDTLVQKQVATTVVSHNPNTTLVISENEDVTISCSHDDVVYEVSVERIGGVDGGSRLLGVCKQNGDGVELSEYSVRREIVNCSDEMELKLRLNNVSEDDGGMYRCNFSTDAGFSSRLILLTMFPGPKGLGDAPNRRYIYIGGGVAGALVLMTVALLFTWRSRRKVRRLEYRTHTTKRQKWRNDL, encoded by the exons ATGGAGGCTGTACAAAAGGAAAACTGGTACTTCGTGGCACTtctgatttctctctcttttctcaaaG GCTCGGAGCAGCTTTTGTCGCCAGGCGGCCCTGTGAAGCTTCAGGACAGGATGCTGTTAGATTGCTCATGTCCTTGGAGTGGTAACCTCATCATGGTGTCATGGACTAAAGGAGGCGATTCGACTCCCCTGGCCGTTTATCACCCCGACTTCGGTGTCAATTTCAACACTGCTTATGACGGTAGAGTCGAGTTCATTCATGCATCAAAGATGGATGGCAGCATCAGAATAACGAACGTCTCTGAAAAAGACGAGGGTGTGTATCACTGCTCGGTGCAGACGTTTCCTCAAGGGTCATGGACCAAAGATACGCTGGTGCAAAAACAAG TCGCCACGACCGTCGTCTCCCACAATCCCAACACCACGCTCGTCATCTCCGAAAACGAAGACGTGACCATCAGCTGTAGTCATGACGACGTCGTGTACGAGGTCAGCGTAGAGAGGATCGGGGGAGTGGACGGCGGGAGCAGGCTTTTAGGAGTGTGTAAGCAGAACGGCGATGGCGTGGAGCTCAGCGAGTACTCTGTGCGCAGAGAAATCGTGAACTGCAGCGACGAGATGGAATTGAAGCTGCGTTTAAACAACGTGAGCGAAGATGATGGCGGGATGTATCGCTGTAACTTCAGCACCGACGCCGGGTTTTCGAGCAGACTTATCCTGCTGACAATGTTCCCCGGTCCCAAAG GACTCGGTGATGCTCCGAACAGGCGGTATATTTACATCGGAGGAGGAGTAGCGGGTGCGCTCGTCCTGATGACCGTCGCTCTTTTATTCACGTGGAGGAGCAG GAGGAAGGTGCGGAGATTGGAGTACAGGACCCATACCACCAAAAGACAG AAATGGAGAAACGATCTCTGA
- the cd226 gene encoding CD226 antigen isoform X1, with amino-acid sequence MEAVQKENWYFVALLISLSFLKGSEQLLSPGGPVKLQDRMLLDCSCPWSGNLIMVSWTKGGDSTPLAVYHPDFGVNFNTAYDGRVEFIHASKMDGSIRITNVSEKDEGVYHCSVQTFPQGSWTKDTLVQKQVATTVVSHNPNTTLVISENEDVTISCSHDDVVYEVSVERIGGVDGGSRLLGVCKQNGDGVELSEYSVRREIVNCSDEMELKLRLNNVSEDDGGMYRCNFSTDAGFSSRLILLTMFPGPKGLGDAPNRRYIYIGGGVAGALVLMTVALLFTWRSRRKVRRLEYRTHTTKRQHIYTNEQGGVYDKMKKTTRNQRKNNPIYVNFQHARAQKKGRP; translated from the exons ATGGAGGCTGTACAAAAGGAAAACTGGTACTTCGTGGCACTtctgatttctctctcttttctcaaaG GCTCGGAGCAGCTTTTGTCGCCAGGCGGCCCTGTGAAGCTTCAGGACAGGATGCTGTTAGATTGCTCATGTCCTTGGAGTGGTAACCTCATCATGGTGTCATGGACTAAAGGAGGCGATTCGACTCCCCTGGCCGTTTATCACCCCGACTTCGGTGTCAATTTCAACACTGCTTATGACGGTAGAGTCGAGTTCATTCATGCATCAAAGATGGATGGCAGCATCAGAATAACGAACGTCTCTGAAAAAGACGAGGGTGTGTATCACTGCTCGGTGCAGACGTTTCCTCAAGGGTCATGGACCAAAGATACGCTGGTGCAAAAACAAG TCGCCACGACCGTCGTCTCCCACAATCCCAACACCACGCTCGTCATCTCCGAAAACGAAGACGTGACCATCAGCTGTAGTCATGACGACGTCGTGTACGAGGTCAGCGTAGAGAGGATCGGGGGAGTGGACGGCGGGAGCAGGCTTTTAGGAGTGTGTAAGCAGAACGGCGATGGCGTGGAGCTCAGCGAGTACTCTGTGCGCAGAGAAATCGTGAACTGCAGCGACGAGATGGAATTGAAGCTGCGTTTAAACAACGTGAGCGAAGATGATGGCGGGATGTATCGCTGTAACTTCAGCACCGACGCCGGGTTTTCGAGCAGACTTATCCTGCTGACAATGTTCCCCGGTCCCAAAG GACTCGGTGATGCTCCGAACAGGCGGTATATTTACATCGGAGGAGGAGTAGCGGGTGCGCTCGTCCTGATGACCGTCGCTCTTTTATTCACGTGGAGGAGCAG GAGGAAGGTGCGGAGATTGGAGTACAGGACCCATACCACCAAAAGACAG CATATTTACACTAACGAGCAAGGAGGAGTGTATGACAAGATGAAAAAGACAACGAGGAACCAAAGAAAGAATAATCCGATCTATGTCAACTTCCAACACGCGAGAGCGCAGAAGAAAGGAAGACCGTGA